The bacterium genome includes a region encoding these proteins:
- a CDS encoding glycosyltransferase family 39 protein, with product MSTRQRIKRQKKKNMGFPLEYILIISLLVISFVLRLSILKDIEAKGWLGNQLMAGTDMATFDSQAQSILKGKNICWAGATSVLYPYFVAFIYLVFGRNLHSLYIVQTIIALFSYFLIYLATKRLFGKNVGFITFILALFYGPFILYEDSLLIDGLFTSLVCIILYFLVRTQEDSTRKNGFILGMAIGISALLRGTILTFLPFLFILSLILLGARKGILIFLFIAIGSIIPIIPVTIKNYIDTKEFILLSAKGGIQFYIGNNPGSTGTSDSYPENYNEIAERINKEPSISKRSSLWIKESLRFIKNSPSAWLGLTLKKAWLFWDSWEVPNNVDYSHFKNLSKVMPGFLTFSLIAPLCLLGLILSIKRKAVLGLVFFILSYFLTITAFMVLGRYRIGVIPALLPFGGYAIFYLYNAFKKREIKIITPCFLLFSLLFMGVNFSSTLKGLIWPMVYKSGVEIEKDGYLLIMDTPEEGGGRETFTLNNPNRIIKKELIIKDISKIKDNCFFFFDFFGGPGIISIQINEKNLGSTPCPSSGGLLIFGKAGFPLSMLREGTNTISLKALEGQFEIPLEKVLRYGRSFISEDGGKTFNKIERGEFTIRLKLKLK from the coding sequence ATGTCTACTCGACAAAGGATTAAGAGGCAAAAAAAGAAAAATATGGGTTTTCCATTAGAATATATCCTTATTATCTCCCTCCTTGTTATCTCATTTGTCTTAAGGCTCTCTATTCTTAAGGATATTGAAGCAAAAGGATGGCTTGGAAATCAGCTTATGGCAGGAACAGATATGGCAACCTTTGACTCCCAGGCACAAAGCATCTTAAAGGGAAAAAATATATGTTGGGCAGGAGCAACCTCTGTTCTCTATCCTTATTTTGTAGCTTTTATCTACCTTGTTTTTGGAAGAAATCTTCATTCTCTCTATATTGTTCAGACAATCATAGCCCTATTTTCCTATTTCCTTATTTATCTTGCAACAAAAAGGCTATTTGGCAAAAATGTTGGTTTTATTACATTTATTTTAGCCCTATTCTATGGCCCGTTTATCCTTTATGAGGATTCATTGTTAATAGACGGATTATTTACCTCCCTTGTTTGCATAATCCTCTATTTTTTGGTAAGAACCCAAGAAGATTCAACAAGAAAAAATGGCTTTATTTTGGGAATGGCAATTGGGATATCGGCCCTCCTGCGAGGAACTATCCTTACATTTCTCCCCTTTCTTTTTATTTTGTCTTTAATATTGTTGGGAGCAAGGAAGGGAATTCTTATCTTTTTGTTTATAGCAATTGGAAGCATAATACCAATAATTCCCGTTACAATAAAGAATTACATTGACACAAAGGAGTTTATTCTTCTTTCTGCAAAGGGAGGGATACAATTTTATATTGGAAATAACCCAGGCTCAACAGGCACTTCTGATTCATATCCAGAAAATTATAATGAAATTGCAGAGAGGATAAATAAAGAGCCGTCTATTTCAAAGAGGTCTTCTCTTTGGATAAAGGAATCTTTAAGGTTTATCAAAAACAGCCCTTCTGCCTGGTTAGGTCTTACCCTTAAAAAAGCCTGGCTATTTTGGGACAGTTGGGAGGTTCCCAACAATGTTGACTATAGCCATTTTAAAAATCTTTCAAAGGTTATGCCTGGATTCCTTACATTTAGCCTGATAGCTCCATTATGCCTTTTGGGTCTTATTTTGTCAATAAAGAGAAAGGCTGTGCTTGGATTGGTATTCTTTATTCTCTCTTATTTTTTGACCATAACAGCATTTATGGTCTTGGGAAGGTATAGGATAGGTGTTATTCCCGCACTTTTACCATTTGGAGGATATGCAATTTTTTATTTATATAATGCCTTTAAAAAGAGAGAAATCAAAATAATAACCCCTTGTTTCTTGCTATTCTCTTTGCTATTTATGGGGGTTAATTTCTCTTCAACCCTTAAAGGTTTAATCTGGCCTATGGTATATAAAAGTGGGGTAGAGATTGAAAAGGATGGTTATCTTTTAATTATGGATACACCAGAGGAAGGAGGAGGAAGAGAAACCTTTACTTTAAATAACCCCAATAGAATAATAAAAAAAGAGCTTATCATAAAGGATATTTCAAAGATAAAGGATAATTGCTTCTTCTTTTTTGATTTCTTTGGAGGTCCTGGGATAATTTCTATCCAGATAAATGAAAAAAATTTAGGAAGCACACCCTGCCCAAGTAGTGGCGGTCTGCTTATCTTTGGAAAGGCAGGTTTTCCTTTATCGATGTTAAGGGAGGGAACAAATACTATTTCATTAAAGGCTTTAGAGGGGCAATTTGAAATCCCCCTTGAGAAGGTATTAAGATATGGCAGGTCGTTTATCTCTGAAGATGGGGGAAAGACATTTAATAAAATAGAGAGGGGGGAATTCACCATAAGGCTTAAGCTTAAGTTAAAATAA